Proteins encoded in a region of the candidate division KSB1 bacterium genome:
- a CDS encoding carboxypeptidase-like regulatory domain-containing protein: MKGVRLLNLFFSLTLFAGEMSVVVRPMKDELTAVSPANIGDVLMEISNHTPYEEFEERIQLPDNWELVSHQSILYLRPNDRNVKLLSFAVPIGTAAGNYQIHYHIYSRQFPEINDRYDFNVVVLPQNRLSIKIMQAKSFVLAGEEFLGTAALYNEGNQELKILLETTKGYIAGESSFFLSPNSGRNIEIRLPTDRNLRHHQYETIILTARSEDGKAYEEAVFRFEIIPISGPQADSYFRLPTTIFLNYLNFRNSIQGADGFQGGVEIKGALDEKGNHHLQLKMRGPDRFNLSPLGQRDEYSVNYQHPNGVIKLGDYFFESSYLTEFSRYGRGFEVNYHLNRLSFGGFYLQPRFYKKIQEETALFVRYNLRDNLSFRLNFLEKRTQKSHSLLSMENSFKWKKNLELDTEYAIGTNENAFSNAWRAAFSLSLKRFRWMSHIIYSDRNFPGYYTNSLYLSNYMSYQISGGLRFILNARKDHQNAAQDSLYYSISPLSQSIYAGLQWNAAKNLRMYGYQVVRSRKDRMPIPKFDYQENNFRVGINTGFKKAGLDLNFEGGKTQNNLQSMNRDWNSELLSRIEGSFFMNQSEKWNLKLFGLYEKSLKYSLTNQRQVIFGGDFFIKPTETTYFNLHYQNNYSMEDYLYDRNLFELTFQQTINNKHIFSIRSRYTLLREEFSRKEFAISAGYAYQWGIPLKKSEKTASLYGRIEGDGGSSVEGLILKLNGQTAVVKQDGSFAFPAVLPGTYYLNLDPRSLTSGLIPTVHFPLKIDFEPGNRHYIEFGIVKSASLRGRVKMTGSPVYEKHDNSEHRIIVEIKKDNEILRTTTNSRGEFIFTHIRPGEWLVKVYRNGLPESMIIEKDTFNVHVSPDQNIELSVNIIPKPQELVMFKESLTITE, from the coding sequence ATGAAAGGAGTTCGGCTTTTAAATTTATTTTTTTCTCTTACTCTTTTTGCAGGCGAAATGAGCGTGGTCGTTCGGCCTATGAAGGACGAGCTCACCGCCGTTTCACCGGCTAATATCGGCGACGTTTTAATGGAAATCTCGAACCATACACCGTATGAAGAGTTTGAGGAACGCATACAACTGCCGGATAATTGGGAGCTGGTCTCCCACCAATCCATTCTCTATTTGAGGCCGAATGATCGCAATGTCAAACTATTAAGCTTTGCGGTGCCTATAGGGACGGCGGCCGGTAATTATCAAATTCACTATCATATCTACAGCCGACAATTTCCTGAAATCAACGATCGTTACGATTTCAATGTCGTTGTGCTTCCGCAAAATCGTCTGTCAATCAAAATCATGCAGGCCAAGAGTTTTGTGCTGGCCGGTGAAGAATTTTTAGGAACGGCTGCATTATATAATGAAGGTAATCAGGAATTAAAAATCTTGCTTGAGACTACAAAAGGTTATATTGCCGGAGAAAGCAGCTTTTTCCTTTCACCGAATTCGGGCAGAAATATTGAAATTCGTTTGCCGACCGATAGGAATCTCAGGCATCATCAATATGAGACCATTATCCTGACAGCCAGGAGCGAAGACGGAAAGGCTTATGAAGAGGCAGTTTTTCGTTTTGAAATTATTCCGATCAGCGGCCCGCAAGCCGATTCCTATTTTCGCCTTCCGACCACTATTTTTTTGAACTATTTAAATTTTCGCAACAGCATTCAAGGAGCGGACGGCTTCCAAGGAGGCGTTGAAATTAAAGGTGCTTTAGATGAAAAGGGGAATCATCATCTTCAGCTTAAAATGAGAGGTCCGGATCGTTTTAATCTGTCACCCTTAGGGCAAAGAGATGAGTATTCGGTGAACTATCAGCATCCGAACGGTGTCATCAAATTAGGTGATTACTTTTTCGAATCCAGTTATCTCACTGAATTTTCCCGCTACGGCAGAGGCTTCGAGGTCAATTATCACCTCAATCGGTTGTCCTTCGGCGGTTTTTATCTTCAGCCTCGGTTCTACAAAAAAATTCAAGAAGAAACGGCTCTTTTTGTCAGGTACAATTTGCGGGATAATTTATCTTTCCGCTTGAATTTTCTTGAAAAAAGGACACAAAAGAGTCATTCCCTATTGAGCATGGAGAATTCTTTTAAATGGAAAAAGAACCTTGAATTGGATACCGAATATGCGATCGGGACCAATGAAAACGCATTTTCAAATGCCTGGCGCGCTGCATTCTCTTTGTCATTGAAAAGATTTCGATGGATGTCTCATATTATCTACAGTGATAGAAATTTCCCCGGCTATTATACAAATTCTTTATATCTTTCTAATTATATGAGCTATCAAATCTCAGGCGGTCTAAGATTTATTTTAAACGCCCGAAAAGATCACCAAAATGCTGCGCAGGATTCTTTGTATTATTCCATTTCGCCCCTAAGTCAAAGTATTTACGCAGGCCTGCAATGGAATGCAGCCAAGAATTTAAGAATGTACGGGTATCAGGTGGTTCGATCGCGAAAGGACCGAATGCCGATTCCCAAATTTGATTATCAAGAAAATAATTTCCGCGTCGGAATAAATACCGGCTTTAAAAAAGCCGGCCTTGACCTGAACTTTGAAGGCGGGAAAACGCAGAATAACCTGCAGTCAATGAATCGGGATTGGAACAGCGAGCTGTTAAGCCGAATAGAGGGATCCTTTTTTATGAATCAGTCTGAAAAGTGGAATTTGAAATTATTCGGCTTATATGAGAAATCCTTAAAGTATTCGTTGACCAATCAACGGCAAGTCATTTTCGGCGGCGATTTCTTTATAAAACCGACAGAGACCACTTATTTTAACCTCCATTATCAAAACAACTATTCCATGGAGGATTATTTGTATGACCGGAATTTATTCGAATTGACTTTTCAACAGACTATCAATAACAAACATATTTTTTCAATTCGCTCCCGCTACACATTATTGCGTGAAGAATTCTCTCGTAAAGAATTTGCAATTTCGGCAGGCTATGCGTATCAATGGGGAATACCTTTGAAAAAAAGTGAAAAGACCGCTTCGTTATATGGGCGAATCGAGGGCGATGGAGGAAGCTCTGTAGAGGGTCTTATCCTTAAATTAAACGGTCAAACAGCCGTAGTAAAACAGGACGGTAGTTTTGCGTTTCCAGCCGTTTTGCCGGGAACTTATTATTTGAATTTAGATCCCCGATCGCTCACTTCAGGCTTGATTCCTACTGTCCATTTTCCATTAAAGATTGATTTCGAGCCTGGGAACCGCCATTATATCGAATTCGGCATCGTAAAAAGTGCCAGTTTAAGAGGTCGGGTTAAAATGACCGGTTCCCCGGTATACGAGAAGCATGACAACTCGGAGCATCGAATTATTGTTGAAATTAAAAAAGATAATGAAATACTTCGAACTACGACCAATAGTCGGGGAGAATTTATTTTTACTCATATACGACCCGGAGAATGGCTTGTAAAAGTTTATCGAAACGGTCTACCGGAGTCGATGATTATTGAAAAAGATACGTTTAATGTCCATGTGTCACCGGATCAAAACATAGAATTGAGTGTAAATATTATTCCCAAACCCCAAGAATTGGTCATGTTTAAAGAATCGCTTACTATTACGGAATAA